The following are encoded together in the Mumia sp. Pv4-285 genome:
- the paaB gene encoding 1,2-phenylacetyl-CoA epoxidase subunit PaaB yields the protein MSVKAEWPLYEVFVRGKRGLNHVHVGSLHAPDDAMAVHHARDVYTRRSEGVSIWVVRSDAITASSPDEKDPMFAPSGDKVYRHPTFYEIPDDVPHM from the coding sequence ATGAGCGTCAAGGCGGAGTGGCCCCTGTACGAGGTCTTCGTACGAGGCAAGCGCGGCCTCAACCACGTCCACGTCGGGTCGCTGCACGCACCCGACGACGCGATGGCGGTGCATCACGCCCGCGACGTCTACACCCGCCGTAGCGAGGGCGTGAGCATCTGGGTCGTGCGCTCGGACGCGATCACGGCGTCGAGCCCGGACGAGAAGGACCCGATGTTCGCGCCGAGCGGAGACAAGGTCTACCGGCATCCGACGTTCTACGAGATCCCCGACGACGTCCCGCACATGTGA